From Halotia branconii CENA392, the proteins below share one genomic window:
- a CDS encoding Cas10/Cmr2 second palm domain-containing protein has translation MVNVAKYTATTFAPVQGFIEKSRKLRDLYGASLILSYLSQQLVKEAEKTTTVISPALPNVQKGMPNRILIKGEFSQSQVEKTLLSAWKGILQECRTWIEKKLPDYKYFWDREWTNWGNHAWEIFWAEGDSIQAAMDNLETRKLSRGWTAVNWIGESSSLTGTDGIAFPGLGGVERKPKNRQWTIEKDDIKTFYQRLACVLENLPQDAEPEGKFFALHEKLSIPELVKRLVTLPEIAHNLGMSKLESFSEIYRGLKAKNEEGKGRWTGWFMGDGDEVGKHLKKLAELENGDDELKKFSQAMRLWGKDFTRDFPQEIGRVVYAGGDDFLGAIYREKDQEPITAKQAFAWLTTLPQTWEKHDQKIGLSVGFVWAGSSVPQRDILKHCREAEKLAKSSGRGRVTIRIVFNSGQYVQWTCPWNYLDILTKYQDREKQSNWSHIYQDLAQLQSRRAFNIDKKTFSEKFAIEFFNIYFPGEGEKLLNYEHAKYLVGFSDEDDSYERAEATVNWISDLIKIGWHLSN, from the coding sequence ATGGTAAACGTGGCCAAATATACAGCAACTACCTTTGCTCCCGTACAAGGATTCATTGAGAAATCCCGCAAACTCCGAGACTTATATGGTGCATCCCTGATTCTCTCTTATCTCAGCCAACAGCTAGTAAAAGAAGCTGAAAAAACCACAACAGTTATTTCTCCAGCACTTCCCAATGTCCAAAAAGGAATGCCCAATCGCATCCTAATTAAGGGAGAATTTTCTCAATCACAGGTAGAAAAAACCCTGTTATCTGCATGGAAGGGAATATTACAAGAATGTCGCACCTGGATAGAGAAGAAATTACCTGACTATAAATACTTCTGGGATAGAGAATGGACAAACTGGGGAAACCACGCCTGGGAAATCTTTTGGGCGGAAGGCGATAGTATTCAAGCGGCGATGGATAACTTAGAAACCCGCAAACTTTCTCGTGGGTGGACTGCGGTTAACTGGATAGGCGAAAGTTCTAGCTTAACTGGTACAGATGGAATTGCCTTTCCCGGCTTAGGCGGGGTAGAGAGAAAGCCTAAAAATCGCCAGTGGACAATAGAAAAAGATGATATTAAAACTTTTTATCAACGCCTCGCTTGCGTATTAGAAAATCTTCCTCAAGATGCAGAACCAGAAGGCAAATTTTTTGCACTTCATGAGAAATTAAGTATTCCCGAATTGGTTAAGCGTTTAGTCACACTTCCCGAAATTGCCCACAACTTAGGCATGTCTAAGCTAGAAAGCTTCAGTGAAATTTATCGTGGCCTTAAAGCCAAAAATGAGGAAGGTAAAGGACGCTGGACAGGTTGGTTTATGGGTGACGGCGATGAAGTAGGCAAACATTTAAAAAAATTAGCAGAATTAGAAAATGGTGATGATGAACTAAAAAAATTTAGTCAAGCTATGCGACTTTGGGGAAAAGATTTTACCAGAGATTTTCCTCAAGAAATTGGTCGAGTAGTTTATGCAGGTGGTGACGATTTTTTAGGCGCAATTTATCGAGAGAAAGACCAAGAACCTATTACAGCCAAACAAGCATTTGCATGGTTAACTACCCTACCCCAAACTTGGGAAAAACATGACCAAAAGATAGGCTTAAGTGTTGGCTTTGTTTGGGCTGGTTCTAGCGTTCCTCAAAGAGATATTTTAAAACATTGTCGTGAAGCCGAAAAGTTAGCCAAATCTTCAGGACGTGGACGAGTCACCATTCGCATAGTTTTTAACAGTGGTCAATATGTCCAGTGGACTTGTCCTTGGAATTATCTAGATATATTGACCAAATATCAAGACAGAGAGAAACAATCAAACTGGAGTCATATTTATCAAGATTTAGCTCAACTGCAATCCCGGCGTGCTTTTAACATTGACAAAAAAACTTTTAGCGAAAAATTCGCCATTGAGTTTTTTAATATTTACTTCCCAGGCGAAGGCGAGAAATTATTAAATTATGAACATGCTAAATATCTGGTTGGTTTTAGTGACGAAGATGATAGTTACGAACGAGCAGAAGCCACAGTTAACTGGATAAGTGACTTAATTAAAATAGGCTGGCATTTAAGTAATTAA